A portion of the Nitratidesulfovibrio termitidis HI1 genome contains these proteins:
- a CDS encoding DNA translocase FtsK, giving the protein MWTGTLEYGKGYGRYGHIPFPCGPPRVNTHSATIRPRHQEGAATDGNKLARELFGLFLIFWGLLLLLSLATFDARDPSLNHVVSNATQVRNSAGLFGSYIGGILVDLFGFSAFLWPFGFMGLGARYVVIPFDVPWWRWLGLILLGACVATLGAGWNLSIGDVGGGGFFGIILHNFAARYFSPRGSALVWLFLFLISAQLVLALSWSAMGRRILEGLREGLTPKAKPSAKLEISAPRSAVEAAAARPVIVGGEERLPDPAGTATTSARASRWLKLPGMGVFQFLWNRKRGARQGQVVDVTPAPLPAGRGVQGTPRPYRPGDDRPGASPHAPYVPQDPEDDDAYAHAVHDAAQPDGRATARAIARGGRSASASVGDPFADNEFGPGAMGLEDDLTGDGVDGLPNGLPNNLADGLAEDLVDYAAGEAGPTWLEGAFGDDPAREGQGTAPAKTARPRKARSKLPGLDLLHSVAGGDTKPARQILETKGQSVITCLADFGVQGELTRITPGPVVTMFEVRPAPGVKVSRIANLSDDLALALKAIAVRIQAPIPGTDTVGIEIPNEARENVCFKELLGSDTFRSAPSMLTMAIGKDIAGNATVADLARMPHLLVAGATGAGKSVCLNSILLSFLYKARPEDVQMLLVDPKRIELAVYADLPHLVHPVVTEMALAKNALDWAVQEMDRRYQAMARLAVRNIAGYNQKLADLGANLPPELADLERMPYLVIVIDELADLMLTAAKEVETSIVRLAQLARAAGIHMILATQRPSVDVVTGLIKANFPCRISFQVTSKHDSRTILDTVGAEHLLGKGDMLFKPSGGKLQRLHGAFVGDDDVAAVVEFWKHQQAPNYTVDFADWGNDGTGDGGNGNGGGDLSDDPMYAEAVEFVIGQGKASISQIQRRFRIGFNRAARYVEQMEHDGIIGPSDGSKPRMVIR; this is encoded by the coding sequence GTGTGGACGGGAACCCTTGAGTACGGTAAGGGATATGGCCGATACGGTCATATCCCTTTTCCTTGCGGGCCGCCCCGCGTCAATACACATTCCGCGACAATCAGGCCGCGACATCAGGAGGGTGCCGCCACGGACGGCAACAAACTGGCCCGCGAACTTTTCGGGCTCTTCCTCATCTTCTGGGGGCTGCTGCTGCTGCTCAGCCTCGCCACTTTCGACGCCCGCGACCCCAGCCTGAACCACGTGGTCAGCAATGCCACGCAGGTGCGCAACAGCGCGGGGCTGTTCGGCTCGTACATCGGCGGCATCCTGGTGGATCTCTTCGGCTTTTCCGCCTTCCTGTGGCCTTTCGGGTTCATGGGCCTTGGCGCGCGCTATGTGGTCATCCCCTTCGACGTGCCGTGGTGGCGCTGGCTGGGGCTCATCCTGCTGGGCGCCTGCGTGGCCACCCTGGGCGCGGGATGGAACCTGTCCATCGGCGACGTGGGCGGGGGCGGCTTCTTCGGCATCATCCTGCACAATTTTGCGGCACGCTATTTCAGCCCGCGCGGCTCGGCGCTGGTATGGCTGTTCCTGTTCCTGATCTCGGCCCAGCTGGTGCTGGCCCTGTCCTGGTCGGCCATGGGGCGTCGCATTCTTGAAGGACTGCGTGAAGGGTTGACGCCCAAGGCAAAGCCCTCGGCAAAGCTGGAAATTTCCGCGCCGCGGAGCGCGGTGGAAGCCGCCGCGGCCCGCCCGGTCATCGTGGGGGGTGAGGAGCGCCTGCCCGATCCCGCAGGCACCGCCACCACCAGCGCGCGCGCCTCCCGCTGGCTGAAGCTGCCGGGCATGGGCGTGTTCCAGTTCCTGTGGAACCGCAAACGCGGGGCCAGGCAGGGACAGGTGGTCGACGTCACCCCCGCGCCGCTGCCCGCCGGGCGCGGCGTGCAGGGCACCCCCCGCCCGTACCGCCCAGGTGATGACAGGCCGGGGGCCTCGCCGCACGCACCCTACGTGCCCCAGGATCCGGAAGACGACGACGCGTACGCCCATGCCGTGCACGATGCCGCCCAGCCCGATGGCCGCGCTACGGCCCGCGCCATTGCCCGTGGGGGCAGGAGTGCATCTGCCAGCGTCGGCGATCCCTTTGCGGATAATGAATTCGGCCCCGGCGCCATGGGGCTTGAGGACGATCTGACGGGCGACGGCGTCGACGGGCTGCCCAACGGTTTGCCCAACAATCTGGCTGACGGTCTTGCCGAAGACCTCGTGGATTACGCCGCCGGCGAGGCTGGCCCCACCTGGCTGGAAGGCGCCTTTGGCGACGACCCGGCCCGCGAAGGGCAGGGGACCGCGCCCGCCAAGACCGCGCGCCCCCGCAAGGCCCGCAGCAAACTGCCCGGCCTTGACCTGCTGCACTCCGTGGCGGGCGGCGACACCAAGCCTGCCCGCCAGATACTGGAGACCAAGGGGCAGAGCGTCATCACCTGCCTGGCCGACTTCGGCGTGCAGGGCGAACTGACCCGCATCACCCCCGGCCCGGTGGTCACCATGTTCGAGGTGCGCCCGGCCCCCGGCGTGAAGGTGAGCCGCATCGCCAACCTCAGCGACGATCTGGCCCTGGCGCTGAAGGCCATCGCCGTGCGCATCCAGGCCCCCATCCCCGGCACGGACACCGTGGGCATCGAGATTCCCAACGAGGCGCGCGAAAACGTGTGCTTCAAGGAACTGCTGGGCTCGGACACCTTCCGCTCGGCCCCGTCCATGCTCACCATGGCCATCGGCAAGGACATCGCGGGCAATGCCACCGTGGCGGATCTTGCCCGCATGCCCCACCTTTTGGTGGCGGGTGCCACAGGCGCGGGCAAGAGCGTGTGCCTGAACTCCATCCTGCTCAGCTTCCTGTACAAGGCACGCCCGGAAGACGTGCAGATGCTGCTGGTGGACCCCAAGCGCATCGAGCTTGCCGTATACGCCGACCTGCCGCACCTGGTGCACCCGGTAGTGACGGAAATGGCCCTGGCCAAGAACGCGCTGGACTGGGCCGTGCAGGAGATGGACCGCCGCTACCAGGCCATGGCGCGCCTGGCGGTACGCAACATCGCCGGGTACAACCAGAAGCTGGCCGACCTTGGCGCAAACCTGCCGCCGGAACTGGCGGACCTGGAACGCATGCCGTACCTGGTCATCGTCATCGATGAACTGGCCGACCTCATGCTGACCGCCGCCAAGGAAGTGGAAACCAGCATCGTGCGGCTGGCCCAGCTGGCGCGCGCGGCGGGCATCCACATGATCCTGGCCACCCAGCGCCCCAGCGTGGACGTGGTCACCGGCCTCATCAAGGCCAACTTCCCGTGCCGCATCTCGTTCCAGGTTACCTCCAAGCACGATTCGCGCACCATTCTCGACACCGTGGGCGCGGAGCACCTGCTGGGCAAGGGCGACATGCTCTTCAAGCCCAGCGGCGGCAAGTTGCAGCGGCTGCACGGCGCCTTCGTGGGCGACGATGACGTGGCTGCCGTGGTGGAATTCTGGAAGCACCAGCAGGCCCCCAACTACACCGTGGACTTCGCCGACTGGGGCAACGACGGCACGGGCGACGGCGGCAATGGCAACGGCGGGGGCGATCTTTCCGACGACCCCATGTACGCCGAGGCCGTGGAATTCGTCATCGGCCAGGGCAAGGCCTCCATCTCGCAGATCCAGCGGCGTTTCCGCATCGGGTTCAACCGGGCGGCGCGCTACGTGGAGCAGATGGAGCACGATGGCATCATCGGCCCCTCCGACGGCAGCAAACCGCGCATGGTCATCAGATAA
- the efp gene encoding elongation factor P — translation MYSTTDFRKGLKIEIDGTPFEIVEFQHFKPGKGGAMVRTKLRNLLNDRVVDNTFRSGEKVGRPDMETREMQYLYREGDDLVFMDLTTYEQLHIAEDTTDGKAGFLKEAQQVRVLLYNGKPLDIDLPVSLVLEVVETEPGAKGDTVSNVTKPAKLETGIVIGVPIFVNLGDRVKVDTRTREYLGRE, via the coding sequence ATGTATTCGACTACCGATTTCAGGAAGGGTCTCAAGATCGAAATCGACGGCACGCCCTTCGAAATCGTCGAGTTCCAGCATTTCAAGCCCGGCAAGGGCGGCGCCATGGTGCGCACCAAGCTGCGCAACCTGCTGAACGACCGCGTGGTGGACAACACCTTCCGCTCCGGCGAAAAGGTGGGCCGCCCCGACATGGAAACCCGCGAAATGCAGTACCTGTACCGTGAAGGCGACGACCTCGTGTTCATGGACCTGACCACCTACGAGCAGCTGCACATCGCGGAAGACACCACCGACGGCAAGGCCGGCTTTCTGAAGGAAGCCCAGCAGGTGCGCGTGCTGCTGTATAACGGCAAGCCGCTGGACATCGACCTGCCCGTGTCCCTGGTGCTGGAAGTGGTGGAGACCGAACCCGGCGCCAAGGGCGACACCGTGAGCAACGTGACCAAGCCCGCCAAGCTGGAAACCGGCATCGTCATCGGCGTGCCGATCTTCGTGAACCTTGGCGACCGCGTGAAGGTCGACACCCGCACCCGCGAATACCTGGGCCGCGAATAG
- a CDS encoding type II 3-dehydroquinate dehydratase yields the protein MARYRILVLNGPNLGALGVRQPDIYGSVGMDAVPGLVGQVLGARTGDVELEFFQSNGEGTLIDRLEQARRDGVDGVVLNAGAYTHTSLALADCLAWIGLPCVEVHLSNVLARSEPLRQKSYIGRHVIGVVAGFGITSYALAVQSLVLHLDALQSPPATPV from the coding sequence ATGGCCCGCTATCGCATACTGGTGCTGAACGGCCCCAATCTTGGCGCGCTGGGCGTGCGCCAGCCCGACATTTACGGCAGCGTGGGCATGGATGCCGTGCCCGGCCTGGTCGGGCAGGTGCTGGGCGCAAGAACCGGCGACGTGGAACTGGAGTTCTTCCAGTCCAACGGAGAAGGTACGCTCATCGACCGGCTGGAACAGGCCCGGCGCGACGGCGTGGACGGCGTGGTGCTGAACGCGGGCGCGTACACCCACACCAGCTTGGCCCTGGCCGACTGCCTGGCCTGGATAGGCCTGCCCTGCGTCGAGGTGCACCTCAGCAACGTGCTGGCGCGGTCCGAACCGCTGCGCCAGAAGAGCTACATCGGTCGCCACGTCATCGGCGTGGTGGCGGGCTTCGGCATCACCAGCTACGCACTCGCCGTGCAATCGCTGGTGCTGCATCTGGATGCCCTGCAGTCGCCCCCGGCGACCCCGGTGTAG
- the yihA gene encoding ribosome biogenesis GTP-binding protein YihA/YsxC has translation MQPVLELEATVYTLEQMRAFDAPQVALAGRSNVGKSSLVNALARRKALAKISATPGKTRSINYYRVKPDGFYVVDLPGYGYAKCSKEERQKWAELIERYLSTCPTLKALTVLLDSRLDPQQLDLDLTSFARKSGITLLPVLTKADKCSQRERAERQRQWRDILGGIAPLVVSAKTGMGVDNLWASLRKVVTVGEVRGSALLDPFGSAKRDVPLADAATQSDTAVDAPAPRPASEPDATGE, from the coding sequence ATGCAACCAGTGCTTGAACTTGAAGCCACCGTCTACACCCTGGAACAGATGCGCGCCTTCGATGCGCCGCAGGTAGCCCTTGCCGGGCGCTCCAACGTGGGCAAATCCTCGCTCGTCAACGCCCTGGCACGCCGCAAGGCGCTGGCCAAGATCAGCGCCACCCCGGGCAAGACGCGCTCCATCAACTATTACCGCGTGAAGCCCGACGGCTTCTACGTGGTGGACCTGCCCGGCTACGGCTATGCCAAATGCAGCAAGGAAGAACGCCAGAAGTGGGCCGAGCTCATCGAGCGCTACCTGAGCACCTGCCCCACGCTGAAGGCCCTGACCGTGCTGCTGGACAGCCGCCTGGACCCGCAGCAGTTGGACCTTGACCTGACCTCGTTCGCCCGCAAGAGCGGTATCACCCTGCTGCCGGTGCTGACCAAGGCCGACAAGTGTTCCCAGCGCGAACGCGCGGAGCGCCAGCGTCAGTGGCGCGACATTCTGGGGGGCATTGCCCCTCTGGTGGTGTCTGCCAAGACGGGCATGGGCGTGGACAACCTGTGGGCATCGCTGCGCAAGGTGGTCACCGTGGGCGAAGTGCGTGGCTCGGCCCTGCTGGACCCCTTTGGCAGTGCCAAGCGCGACGTGCCGCTGGCGGATGCCGCCACCCAGTCTGACACCGCCGTGGATGCTCCGGCCCCGCGCCCTGCTTCCGAACCCGACGCAACCGGGGAGTAA